In one window of Mytilus galloprovincialis chromosome 6, xbMytGall1.hap1.1, whole genome shotgun sequence DNA:
- the LOC143079185 gene encoding receptor-type tyrosine-protein phosphatase delta-like isoform X2, whose product MFVPSILKICPTDEGTGIYLEWTIPEKDCKPPVHGYIVAYKRHELDINYSCRSLKGGRTCSHVISLSRVSSKYNIMVSAYGYKEHGDFCPPVILCMSDYLDVNRSQGCGDIRELLPKPKITKTKSLHEGKGLHLKWRVPLDVSNVIIEGYIVAYKRCGLDTQYKEKMVPGMNTKCHAITGTKPCTLYEVKVAACANEGTGLFSVPVIVRTGEPTFTPAITGICNIIGHPGVFVRWKIPDNADMKNVDGYIVAFRKTVPSTAEYHRCVIHDNSMTSHYKEGLQFGMTYQVKVAAYNSLGCGQFTLPKLFVFHGKDASKRRKLNRKLKFKTKIS is encoded by the exons ATGTTTGTTCCTAGTATTCTAAAGATTTGTCCAACAGATGAAGGAACTGGTATTTACCTAGAATGGACT ATTCCAGAAAAGGATTGCAAGCCACCAGTCCATGGGTATATTGTTGCATACAAAAGACATGAATTAGATATCAACTACAGCTGTAGAAGCCTTAAAGGCGGTCGCACCTGCAGTCATGTGATTTCATTATCACGCGTTAGCAGTAAATATAATATTATGGTTTCAGCGTATGGATACAAAGAACATGGAGATTTCTGTCCGCCTGTCATTCTCTGTATGTCTG ATTATTTAGATGTAAATAGGAGCCAAGGATGTGGTGATATTAGAG AACTGCTACCAAAACCTAAGATAACCAAGACAAAGTCATTGCATGAAGGCAAAGGGCTACATTTGAAATGGAGA GTTCCTTTAGACGTGTCTAATGTTATAATAGAAGGATACATTGTTGCTTACAAAAGATGCGGATTGGATACACAGTACAAAGAAAAAATGGTTCCTGGTATGAATACGAAGTGTCATGCAATTACTGGAACTAAACCATGTACATTATATGAAGTGAAAGTTGCGGCTTGCGCTAATGAGGGCACTGGTTTATTTTCTGTACCTGTTATTGTACGAACAGGAG agcCAACATTTACCCCAGCAATAACTGGAATATGTAATATAATTGGTCATCCGGGAGTTTTTGTCAGATGGAAG ATACCTGATAATGCTGATATGAAGAACGTGGATGGTTATATTGTTGCATTTCGTAAAACTGTTCCAAGTACTGCAGAATACCACAGATGTGTTATCCATGACAACTCTATGACATCACACTACAAAGAAGGGCTCCAGTTTGGTATGACCTATCAAGTGAAAGTTGCAGCCTACAATTCTCTTGGGTGTGGACAATTTACACTGCCCAAATTGTTTGTGTTTCATG GAAAGGATGCATCGAAAAGGCGGAAACTGAACAGGAAGCTCAaatttaagactaaaatatcatGA
- the LOC143079185 gene encoding receptor-type tyrosine-protein phosphatase delta-like isoform X1 gives MFVPSILKICPTDEGTGIYLEWTIPEKDCKPPVHGYIVAYKRHELDINYSCRSLKGGRTCSHVISLSRVSSKYNIMVSAYGYKEHGDFCPPVILCMSDYLDVNRSQGCGDIRELLPKPKITKTKSLHEGKGLHLKWRVPLDVSNVIIEGYIVAYKRCGLDTQYKEKMVPGMNTKCHAITGTKPCTLYEVKVAACANEGTGLFSVPVIVRTGVENQQPQKMSERAEPTFTPAITGICNIIGHPGVFVRWKIPDNADMKNVDGYIVAFRKTVPSTAEYHRCVIHDNSMTSHYKEGLQFGMTYQVKVAAYNSLGCGQFTLPKLFVFHGKDASKRRKLNRKLKFKTKIS, from the exons ATGTTTGTTCCTAGTATTCTAAAGATTTGTCCAACAGATGAAGGAACTGGTATTTACCTAGAATGGACT ATTCCAGAAAAGGATTGCAAGCCACCAGTCCATGGGTATATTGTTGCATACAAAAGACATGAATTAGATATCAACTACAGCTGTAGAAGCCTTAAAGGCGGTCGCACCTGCAGTCATGTGATTTCATTATCACGCGTTAGCAGTAAATATAATATTATGGTTTCAGCGTATGGATACAAAGAACATGGAGATTTCTGTCCGCCTGTCATTCTCTGTATGTCTG ATTATTTAGATGTAAATAGGAGCCAAGGATGTGGTGATATTAGAG AACTGCTACCAAAACCTAAGATAACCAAGACAAAGTCATTGCATGAAGGCAAAGGGCTACATTTGAAATGGAGA GTTCCTTTAGACGTGTCTAATGTTATAATAGAAGGATACATTGTTGCTTACAAAAGATGCGGATTGGATACACAGTACAAAGAAAAAATGGTTCCTGGTATGAATACGAAGTGTCATGCAATTACTGGAACTAAACCATGTACATTATATGAAGTGAAAGTTGCGGCTTGCGCTAATGAGGGCACTGGTTTATTTTCTGTACCTGTTATTGTACGAACAGGAG TTGAAAATCAGCAGCCTCAGAAAATGTCAGAAAGAGCAG agcCAACATTTACCCCAGCAATAACTGGAATATGTAATATAATTGGTCATCCGGGAGTTTTTGTCAGATGGAAG ATACCTGATAATGCTGATATGAAGAACGTGGATGGTTATATTGTTGCATTTCGTAAAACTGTTCCAAGTACTGCAGAATACCACAGATGTGTTATCCATGACAACTCTATGACATCACACTACAAAGAAGGGCTCCAGTTTGGTATGACCTATCAAGTGAAAGTTGCAGCCTACAATTCTCTTGGGTGTGGACAATTTACACTGCCCAAATTGTTTGTGTTTCATG GAAAGGATGCATCGAAAAGGCGGAAACTGAACAGGAAGCTCAaatttaagactaaaatatcatGA
- the LOC143079184 gene encoding ubiquitin-protein ligase E3A-like — translation MCGLCRRSPFCICRKCMKDDIDFDIHEPRFQMPHGDFGRHDDLDWRQILDLYSGDHPPTVPPPRPMLSTPRPDQYLPPPRPEALQGTSSSDNTVTFENDESGIDNPDFQDDEETVNGDDITVSDVSTLGATGVDHSTLVREVETCLSHLKKLLNSTENQVQVRRDNIIEDLINIYTDPTILQSYLHINVLGEPGSDWGGVSRDIFTSFWNEATALYFKGNDVHVPYLPPHKMEEERNFLLMGRILAHSTAILGYIPISICKSCMMVTIFNTTHIESNTLLEDFLLFVDLKDRNLIQSALNDFSGLSEDQKEDLQNLFYQFEMGCILKEETFRDQLLNMARNELVLKPRSLCERLRLGIPEVHFDQFWSQMTIDHISILHARLKPTPEKVVKCLKLAEPLRLLDMRRRKVFQYFKDFIEQLGDEDLQKFLQFITGQNCVPKRTISVQFSNLSGAERRPVAHTCGYLIEIPEAYDNYTDFETEFRNVLQSDILRFDVQ, via the exons ATGTGTGGATTGTGTAGACGAAGTCCATTTTGTATTTGTAGAAAATGCATGAAAG ATGACATTGACTTCGACATTCACGAGCCTCGTTTTCAGATGCCACATGGTGATTTTGGTAGACATGATGATCTTGACTGGAGACAGATCCTAGACCTGTATTCTGGAGATCACCCACCAACCGTCCCTCCACCCAGACCAATGTTATCCACCCCACGACCAGACCAATATCTCCCACCACCAAGGCCAGAGGCTCTACAAGGGACGTCATCATCTGATAATACAGTAACATTTGAAAATGATG AAAGTGGTATTGATAATCCTGATTTCCAGGATGATGAAGAAACAGTAAATGGTGATGACATTACTGTGTCTGATGTTAGTACTTTAGGGGCCACAGGGGTGGACCATTCAACACTTGTAAGAGAAGTGGAGACAT GTTTATCTCATTTAAAGAAGCTGTTGAATTCTACTGAGAACCAGGTTCAAGTGAGAAGAGACAACATCATTGAAGATCTCATCAACATATACACTGATCCCACAATCCTTCAGTCCTATTTACATATCAACGTTTTGGGTGAACCTGGGTCTGACTGGGGTGGGGTCAGCAGGGATATATTTACCTCGTTCTGGAATGAAGCGACCGCATTGTATTTCAAAGGTAATGATGTACATGTGCCTTATTTACCTCCACATAAAATGGAGGAGGAGAGAAACTTTTTATTGATGGGGCGTATTCTTGCTCATAGTACTGCAATTCTTGGCTATATTCCAatatcaatttgtaaaagttGTATGATGGTGACAATATTCAATACAACTCATATTGAATCCAATACTTTATTGGAAGATTTTCTGCTGTTTGTTGATCTCAAAGATAGAAACTTAATCCAAAGTGCTTTAAACGACTTCTCTGGTTTATCTGAAGACCAAAAAGAGGATCTCCAGAATTTGTTTTACCAGTTTGAAATGGGCTGTATACTTAAAGAAGAAACTTTCCGTGATCAGCTGTTGAATATGGCAAGAAATGAACTTGTTTTAAAACCACGATCTCTTTGTGAAAGGTTACGACTAGGAATACCAGAAGTGCATTTTGATCAGTTTTGGTCTCAGATGACAATTGATCATATCAGCATACTTCATGCTAGGTTAAAACCAACACCggaaaaagttgtcaaatgtttgaaattagCTGAACCATTGAGATTACTGGACATGAGAAGAAGAAAAGTTTTCCAGTACTTTAAAGATTTCATTGAACAGCTTGGAGATGAAGACTTACAAAAATTTCTACAATTTATCACTGGACAAAATTGTGTGCCTAAACGTACTATATCCGTCCAATTTTCAAATCTAAGTGGTGCTGAAAGGAGACCAGTAGCACATACATGTGGCTACCTAATTGAAATTCCCGAAGCTTATGACAATTATACAGATTTTGAAACAGAATTTAGGAATGTGTTACAATCCGACATTTTGAGATTTGATGTAcagtaa